Proteins from one Malania oleifera isolate guangnan ecotype guangnan chromosome 4, ASM2987363v1, whole genome shotgun sequence genomic window:
- the LOC131153093 gene encoding pentatricopeptide repeat-containing protein At5g16420, mitochondrial, protein MLLHRRSHFPTLKTHTVFALHSSISTFERSLCTSSASDVFAAHPSHHHLAMVTSKEQLLKSYTVTPPIKPWPQRLYPKRLVSMITRQQNLDLALQIFQHAGNFHPGFSHNYDTYYAIIQKLSRARAFDEMEILVSQLRRTNIKCGENLFITIIRNYGIASRPKQAVRAFLRINDFGLDRSVRSFNTLLNALVQNKRYDLVHLMFKNCRKKFGIIPNVFTCNILIKALCKKNDVEGAIRILNEMPAMGMIPNVVTYTTILGGYVSRLDMIGAKKIFGEILDRGWLPDATTYTILMDGFCKQGKLIDAVKVMDDMEENGIEPNDVTYGVMIEALCKENKSGEALNLLDDMLDKKYIPSSALCCKVIDVLCEEGKVEEARDLWKRLLKKNCTPDNAVSSTLMHWLCKKGKIWEAKKLFDEFEKGSIPSVLVYNTLIAGMCEQGELHGAGRLWDDMVEKGYSPNAFTYNMLIKGFCKVGNAREGVRVLEEMLDKGCLPNKLTYSILIEGLYESKKEGDVTKILHMAASRGGVDTDSWEVLITKIVGNVVGGGIVLDRFNGILLDDVS, encoded by the coding sequence ATGCTGCTCCACCGGCGATCTCATTTTCCGACGCTGAAGACTCATACCGTCTTCGCCCTGCATTCATCAATCTCCACTTTTGAACGCAGCCTGTGCACGTCTTCAGCCTCTGATGTCTTCGCGGCCCACCCCTCTCACCACCACCTCGCGATGGTCACTTCCAAGGAGCAGCTCCTCAAGTCCTACACCGTCACGCCACCGATCAAACCTTGGCCGCAGCGCCTCTATCCCAAGCGCCTCGTCTCCATGATCACTCGCCAACAAAACCTCGACCTCGCTCTTCAAATTTTCCAGCACGCCGGCAATTTTCACCCCGGCTTTTCCCACAATTACGACACCTACTATGCCATCATCCAGAAGCTGTCGCGTGCTCGCGCTTTTGATGAAATGGAAATCCTAGTGTCCCAATTGCGGAGGACCAACATCAAATGCGGCGAAAACCTTTTCATTACCATCATCCGAAACTACGGCATTGCGAGCCGGCCTAAACAGGCCGTTCGTGCATTCTTGCGCATCAATGATTTCGGCCTTGATCGATCGGTGAGGTCTTTTAACACTCTGTTGAATGCTTTGGTTCAAAACAAACGGTATGATTTGGTGCACCTCATGTTTAAGAATTGTAGGAAGAAGTTTGGGATCATACCCAATGTCTTTACTTGTAATATTCTCATCAAAGCCCTATGCAAGAAGAATGATGTTGAAGGTGCAATTAGGATTTTGAATGAAATGCCGGCGATGGGAATGATTCCCAATGTCGTGACCTACACGACTATTTTAGGGGGGTATGTTTCGCGGCTTGATATGATTGGGGCAAAGaagatttttggagaaattttggaTAGAGGATGGCTCCCAGATGCAACTACGTATACAATACTGATGGACGGCTTTTGTAAGCAAGGGAAGTTGATTGATGCAGTTAAGGTGATGGATGATATGGAGGAAAATGGGATTGAGCCCAATGATGTAACCTACGGGGTGATGATTGAAGCACTTTGCAAAGAAAACAAGTCTGGGGAGGCGCTTAACTTGCTTGACGATATGCTTGATAAGAAATATATACCAAGTTCGGCACTTTGTTGTAAAGTTATTGACGTCTTGTGTGAAGAAGGGAAAGTTGAGGAAGCTCGTGATTTGTGGAAAAGGCTTTTGAAGAAAAATTGTACCCCAGATAATGCGGTCTCTAGTACGCTCATGCATTGGCTCTGTAAGAAGGGCAAAATATGGGAAGCAAAGAAGCTGTTTGATGAGTTTGAAAAGGGTTCAATTCCTAGTGTTTTGGTGTATAACACACTTATTGCGGGAATGTGTGAGCAAGGGGAACTGCATGGGGCTGGGAGGTTGTGGGATGACATGGTGGAAAAAGGTTATAGTCCTAATGCTTTCACTTACAACATGTTGATTAAAGGGTTTTGCAAAGTTGGTAATGCAAGGGAAGGAGTTAGAGTTCTTGAGGAAATGTTGGATAAGGGCTGTTTGCCAAATAAGTTGACCTACTCTATATTGATTGAGGGCCTTTATGaatcaaaaaaggaaggagaTGTCACCAAGATTCTTCACATGGCTGCTTCAAGGGGTGGAGTTGATACTGATTCTTGGGAAGTTCTTATTACCAAGATTGTTGGCAATGTAGTTGGTGGGGGAATTGTTCTTGATAGATTCAATGGAATATTACTAGATGATGTCTCTTAG